A stretch of DNA from Hemitrygon akajei chromosome 4, sHemAka1.3, whole genome shotgun sequence:
GCGACAAAATCTGCACAGATATTACATCCATATCACCCTCAGTCTGTTCCTCTTTGTCTGGTTTATACTGGGGAATTGCTGGGTTTTCTCTGTGTTTCTGCCAAATTTCATTCCACCTTTTCATCAGCCACAAGATTACTGTGACAAAACAGTGTACATATTCTCGGTCGTTGTTCTGATCATAAGTCATACAGTTTTAGGCCTTTTGGTACTCTGCAGTTGCTGTATAATTtctttttcaaagtcaggtgacGATTCAGAAGAAGACTGAAAATCAAGCATTTGGCGATCAAGAAAATTCCTGCTTTAATTAAAATGCCAATTTTAAGAACTCAGAATTGGTTCATCCATTCCTGGTATTTCAGGTCTGGCCATGATAACTATCTTCTCTGATGTGCCTTGCCACATAAATTTTAAAGATATGAGAAGGTGGGGCTAGATTTTAAGCATGCGCAGTCATGTATGAAGCATCTATCTCTGTGCCCTTTTCCAATCTTGTTTGAAGTTTGTCACTGTATTTGCATGCTCCTTCTGTATCTTTGGTGACTGCTTTATTGATTTGGTTCAAATGAAGTCAAACCATATGGGGACAATCTAAAATGAGCGTACATTATGAGTCAATTATTAAAGGCACAGGCTGTGATTTATACCAGTCCGATAttcaggttcaagtttaattatcattcagccatacatgaatccagccaaatgaaacagtatttctctggggccaaggtgcaaaacacagtcccaacagtcatacacagcacaaggcacatataagataACAAGTAAACATACAGACACACATAAAATGTTTCTATATATAGTCCAAGTAGTTGAGTGATatgtcctgtaaattgatggtgcatggggaTTATCTGCAAGAGCAAGAAGTTCTCAGCAGTCCACAGATGAAGACAGTCATGCGCACAATCATTGAAAACTGGAtagcagcactgacaggaggggTCAGTCCCAACCAGCATGGATGCCATACTACACCACCTATGGTGTTAACTGCTGCAACAGACAAGCCCGCGGCTTGAGGTCTAGGCTTCACTACAATTAAGGAATTAAGGCCACGAGCTCCCTTGCTGCCTGTCTCACCAATAAACAAGGGAAACAGACTCACAGCATTTTACATTATCATTGTCCACCAGGGTTTTGCGATCACAAGAGAAACCTCCAAAACAATCACTTGCTGTTGGACTGCACGATGTCTTCGTGAACCAACTCCGATACCTTTCTGTAGCAGGGCATAACGCAGTCTACACCAGGTCCAACTACTCTGCCAATCAGAAgcttgctgatggggtagacctggaGTACTTGAAGTTCCCAATGCTCATTGTGATACTGGCAGGGGAGTGGCCGAGCCCTATACCTGGTAGTTTAAGGATTTTAACCCTAAAGTTCCTGTGCTATATACTACTCTTCAAAGACAGACTTTTTAAGCTGTTAGCCAGCTCAAATTAACTCTTTACGATGTCAACAGTGGCTCTTGTGGTAGTGCTAAGATTAAGTCCTCTTGAGACTTGTGCTCAAATCTATAACTGTCCAGCAGTAGCAAAGTAGTCTCAGAGGCTATGGCCCctgcattctgaggctgtaccatcttgccctagactccccactattggaaagatcctctccacatccactctgtataGGCCCTCTTAcgctcaataggtttcaatgagataacccctcattcttctaaattctaacgAGTACTCTagagatatcaaacactcctcatgtgtaGGTAATCAATTTTTATTCATTCAGAGTGTAGACATCACTGGCAATACTAGCATATATTGTTGATCCCTAATTGTCCCTGAACTGAGGAGAAAGTTAAGGGTCAACTACACGTGGGATCTGGTGTAAGATGTAGGCCGGATGTGTAAGGATGGCAGATTTCTGCCCTGATGGTTATCAGTGAACCAGATGAGCACCTCAAACAATCCATCAGTTTCATTATCACTGTATTAGAAAGGCCAGCAGATCTTAATTCCAAGTTTATGTAATCATTTCAATTTGATAGCATTCAAACTTGTCTTTGGATTAACAGCAGAGATATCCGGCTGCATAAGGTTGTGGATGGAAGGTAATGAGAGGGCGTACAAGGTCTTGATAAATGATAGTTGTTCAAAGTCCTTGAAAAATAGTTTCAGTTACTGAGATTACGGTGTAATCCATGTCACACGTGCAGATGAAATGCACCTGTAATCATTTTTCAACAACATGTGAACTCAACTATTCTGATGTAGGGTCATCACCTGAAATGGTGACcatcctttgcctccacagacgaCCCTCAGAATTTTTTCTAAAAGCTGGGATttttattgctccagatttcagcatctacagtcttGTGTTTCATTTGACACAAAAGCTGTGATTGAAGACACAGTGAGACATATCACTGTTTTATTATGTCAGTCTTAAGAAATATTTTTATTGGCTAATGTGACAATTAAGATTAAAGTGAGCCAATCCTAGATGACCACATTAAACATAAATTTAATAATAATATTGCCTGCCTTAGCTTTATATTCTTTGAAGTTATTAACTGATAAAGTCTATTGATATCTGTATTGAATGGTCCAATTGAGTCAGTGCCCATGATCACTTGGAATGACTTAAATCAACAAAATGTACGCAGTAGGCAAGCTTCCTTAATGGGTCCTGAGAGCAGAGCTCTGATTTAAACATTATATCCCATTATTCTTGATTACTCCACCGGGGAGAAAAATTCTCTGCAGAGACATGAATTTGAAACCCACCATGGTAACTGGGTATTTAAATTAAACTAATTTCAGAattgaaaaaaaatatatagtttCAGTCACAGTAAACACAGCACAAACTAATAACCCCTCTGCTGCACTAATGCTGTTCATGGAAGGAAATCTGCCATTCTCCCTCAGTCTGGATTATATTGAATAAATATGACAATACAGTTGATTCCTATCCATGGCAATTACAGAAAGGCAAATAAAAGCTGGCATTGTCAGTGCGACCACTTcctgtgaatgaataaataaagtgAAGTCTTCTACTACATAGAGATGTCAAAGGCATACATCTCTGATTCAGCACCCAaattactgcagatgctggaaatccgagataAAAATATAAAGTAGTGGAAGtagtcagtaggtcaggcagcatctttggagagagagTAACATAATTAATGATTTGAGTTGATAGTTAAAACCAAAGACAGTTAAGATGTTTGATGAGCTGTTCAAACAGATAGGATTTTGATCAGAAAGGAATCTACCCATGGCAGAAGTATTAGTGACCAGAGAACTTGTTTCATTTGCTAAAGATTCAGCGACTTCATCAGAAAAACATACATGCAAGTTAGTGTGATCTGAAATTTAGTGCCTGAAATAGAGAATGAAACAGTTTGAAAAGAAGTAAGATAAATATTAAAAATAGGACATTGGCAGAGTTATGGGAAAGAGCAAGAGGTATGAGACAAATTGAGCGGCTCTTCCACACAGTGTTAGGACAATGAACACCCCCTCACTATGCTGCACCTCATCAAAAGCAAAACAAAGTATATGCCACTCTCATTCATAATGCACTTGCTACAAATAACCCTTTTTATATGAGAAGGAAGCGTGGATAGTTAGAGCAATTGGTCCTAACCTCAGTTGCAATCAGTGGTGTGTGTAATAACTACTTTCAAATCAATGGTCATTATACTTCACCAGCTGTTCATTAAAAATGATGGACTTTCAGCAGTCTGAACAGATTATTTAAATAATTTCAATGTACCAATTTGCTTCCATAATTTTTTTTATCGCTGCTCCATTTATTAGCCGCCAGCAATTATGCTTCACATAGCAGCTCTTGTCCATGACTACACCAACCCCTCCCCTTCACAAGCAACATGAATTACAACCTAATAATCAAAAAAGAAAGTTGAAAATACACTTCCCTCCACTGGATGTTTTTGGCTTTATTGCAGTATGGAAAAGAATTATTATTTATATCAAAAAAAATGAAAGCGATTGTTTATATCGAACAATTCTCTGTGAGTAGTATGGTTAAGTTCCTGGTGATATTTCTGATATTGACTGTTAAGTACAGGCACACTGGTAATGGTTATTTTATTGTGTTTATGTTGAAGGGTATATGTGCTGCTTCCTGTAAGGTTTGTGCATGCATTCTGATCAATTTGACTTTCTTGACATGTTGAATTTTGATATGGTTATCCCCAGTTTTATCCATCTTGTTGAGGGTTGTGGTTGTTTTTGGTATCAGTATTTTTAAGCTGTGACAACAATCAGAGTAAAAAGAAAATTGAAGTTCATGTAATTTTTAATAGATGTTTTAGTGCACGCTAGGCATGTCATAAAGTCAAGACATATATCCTGCATGTATGTTAACATATTTTAATTCTACATATTTCATATTTCAACTTTGTAAACCAGTGAAGATGTCTTTTTCTAAAATGGTGTGAAGTTGCAGGAGTACACAATTTGCTTCAATTGTGAGGTATTTCCTGAGATGGTTCAAACTTGAAGCGATCTTACTATATAATCATTGCAGTGCAATACTGCAAAGTCAATATATTCTCTTCTCTACTTTTTGGGTAGCTGTTCAAATAGTAGACACAATGTGAAAATATTCAACTTGGTTTGAAACTAAAAGCTATTAAACATATTCAAATAGGGTTTATTTCATTAAACAGGTCTGAACATCTTTCTTTGTGGGGTATTTCACATTTTTACATTGTCAAAAATTTACAAATTTAATATTTCAAGGGAATGTATTGTCACAttacatttgtaattattgtTGGAAGCTGATGTTGTATTTCAATGCTTCAGACTTAAAGTATGCTTTTTAACATCCCTTTGTTTGACAGAATGACTTTATACACGATGGCTAGGCTCAATGTAACAGTAAATAAAACCTTCTCTGGATTGTACTGGTGCTGTGGTTTTTGTCCTTGCAATTCATTGTTGGTATACCAGCACGATGCACAGAAACTATTGTGGGGAAATAGGGTGAAAATGTGCAGAGAATATCTGTGGCTTCAGTTTAGGaaattctatggtttccatggtttttccttttctagccctatcttacataatcacctttttttacctgctacgtatgactcagcattccatgattggtataggaagggcattaggcattttgaagatctttttattgataatcgcttcgcttcttttcaacagctctctgctaagttcaatctacccaatgctcatttttttagatatctccaaattagacactttattactcctttaattccttacttccctgaaatgcctgagaaaaatggtATGgaattatttctttctattaatccactaggtaaaggtgtaatatcatttatttgtgataaattagcagccttacgacgtgcccctgtggataaaattaaaatggcatgggagcatgatttaaatacctccttatctgatgagacttgggactcgattctcaaatcggttaattcaacctctctttgtgctcgccattgccttttacagtttaagattgttcatagagcccatatgtctaaatctaaattatctcgattttaccctaacattagtccgctttgtgataaatgcaaaaggggcgaggcctctctcattcatatgtactggctttgtcctagcttggagaaattttggaaagatgtcttcataacgttatcgcatattctgaatcaccacctagaacctaaccctttaattgctttgtttggtttctggggtgagacagatttacgtctgagttcgactaagtgtcaaatattatcttttgcctctctcctggctagatgtttaatcctccttagatggagagatgttgcctgcgcacgcatgctcaatggcttaacgatattatggcctgcttagaccttgaaaaaattcattattcagttcttaattcggatttaaagttccataaggtctagggaccttttattgagtactttcataaccttcctcttgagtagggttttttttcagtcccttgctttcagctcctttttctttttttttggtagtaggcatcaatatcttctgttgctaagtgtatttacagttttgggggtttgattgtcctgatttatattctctatattgtgttgtggttggtctggagcttttttagttgcagggcttggggaggatactaattttacatgtcttcaatttgggtgctttctcaattatctttctttgtatcatattattattgtatgtttatttttgcactgtatcaatgttcttcattttgacctggggttttttatctgtagctatgtagaaaatgtataaaaaaactaattttaaaaaaagagaatatCTGTGGCGTAAATAGAGAGTGCTGccagagatcagaatcaggtttaaaatcaccaaCATGCGTCGTGAAACTTGTTATAATACAtttgtaatacataatctagaagaag
This window harbors:
- the LOC140726948 gene encoding transmembrane protein 272-like isoform X2 codes for the protein MSAGVEKACHRCISKIASNGMKFLDSCPIQPLIPLYLLVGGIIGSLKVSFLLYDSTKMRRLLNKSVMIGDDDDDEYPWRQNLHRYYIHITLSLFLFVWFILGNCWVFSVFLPNFIPPFHQPQDYCDKTVYIFSVVVLIISHTVLGLLVLCSCCIISFSKSGDDSEED